From Alligator mississippiensis isolate rAllMis1 chromosome 9, rAllMis1, whole genome shotgun sequence, one genomic window encodes:
- the SNCB gene encoding beta-synuclein — translation MDVFMKGLSKAKEGVVAAAEKTKQGVAEAAEKTKEGVLYMGSKTQGVVQGVTSVAEKTKEQASQLGGAVFSGAGNIVAATGLVKKEEFPTDLKPEEVAQEAVEEPLIEPLLEPEGESYEEPPQEDYQEYEPEA, via the exons ATGGACGTGTTCATGAAGGGCTTGTCCAAGGCCAAGGAGGGGGTGGTGGCCGCCGCCGAGAAGACCAAGCAGGGGGTGGCCGAGGCGGCCGAGAAGACCAAGGAGGGCGTCCTCTACATGG GAAGCAAGACTCAAGGCGTGGTGCAGGGCGTCACCTCAG TGGCCGAGAAGACCAAGGAGCAGGCCTCCCAGCTGGGCGGCGCTGTCTTCTCGGGGGCCGGCAACATTGTGGCCGCCACGGGGCTGGTCAAGAAGGAGGAGTTCCCCACTGACCTCAAG CCGGAGGAGGTGGCGCAGGAGGCTGTGGAGGAGCCGCTGATCGAGCCCCTGCTGGAGCCGGAGGGCGAGAGCTACGAGGAGCCGCCGCAG GAGGACTACCAGGAGTACGAGCCCGAGGCGTAG